In Mycteria americana isolate JAX WOST 10 ecotype Jacksonville Zoo and Gardens chromosome 27, USCA_MyAme_1.0, whole genome shotgun sequence, a genomic segment contains:
- the LOC142421209 gene encoding olfactory receptor 14C36-like, with translation MSNSSSITEFLLLAFADTRELQLLHFWLFLGIYLAALLGNILIITAVACEHRLHTPMYFFLLNLSVLDIASISTTLPKSMANSLWDSRAISYSGCASQVFFLFFFFGAEYSLLIVMAYDRYVAICTPLHYETLMGSRACANMAAATWGSGFLHGLLHTASTFSLPLCQGNSVDQFFCEIPQILKLSCSDAYLREIGLLVFSLALASGCFVFIVLSYVQIFRAVLRIPSEQGRHKAFSTCLPHLAVVSLFISSCMVAYLKPPSISSPSLDLVVAVLYSVVPPAVNPLIYSMRNQELKDGLRKLIQWVHLQQQ, from the coding sequence atgtccaacagcagctccatcactgagttcctcctcctggcatttgcagatacgcgggagctgcagctcttgcacttctggctcttcctgggcatctacctggctgccctgctGGGCAACATCCTCATCATCACAGCTGTAGCCTGCGAGCATCGCCTCCACAcacccatgtacttcttcctcctcaatcTCTCTGTTCTTGATATTGCCTCTATCTCCACCACTCttcccaaatccatggccaattccctctgggacagCAGGGCAATCTCCTACTCAGGATGTGCTTCTCAggtcttctttctcttcttcttctttggtGCAGAGTATTCCCTTCTCattgtcatggcctatgaccgctatgttgccatctgcacACCCTTGCACTATGAGACCCtcatgggcagcagagcttgtgccaACATGGCAGCAGCCAcctggggcagtggttttctCCATGGTCTGCTGCACACTGCCAgtacattttcactaccactctgccaaggcaattccgtggaccagttcttctgtgaaatccctcAGAttctcaagctctcctgctctgaTGCCTACCTCAGGGAAATTGGGCTTCTTGTGTTTAGTCTTGCTTTAGCTtcggggtgttttgttttcattgtgctgtcctatgtgcagatcttcagggctgtgctgaggatcccctctgagcagggacgccacaaagccttttccacgtgcctccctcacctggctgtggtctccctgtttattaGCAGTTgtatggttgcctacctgaagcccccctccatctcttccccatccctggacctggtggtggcagttctgtactcggtagtgcctccagcagtgaatcccctcatctacagcatgaggaaccaggagctcaaggatggcTTGAGGAAACTGATTCAATGggttcaccttcagcagcagtaa